In the Hordeum vulgare subsp. vulgare chromosome 7H, MorexV3_pseudomolecules_assembly, whole genome shotgun sequence genome, one interval contains:
- the LOC123407460 gene encoding uncharacterized protein LOC123407460 encodes MATDADIDMADLASLDAPSSSAAAAAAAAPSVRFQPKVKGKPKPKPKPKAKPEPKPKHKPEPEPESKPEEGEPHDAAAGTLPEDGVDAMETDRVGAADGADDMDVEDEDFVVREIDVCFTPKPFDKDSKLYIMQYPLRPCWRPYELGEVCKEVRVKPGSSKVEVDLEVDTQSDNYDPEVSGSLRLTTQTLSSSEAPDVSDFAVGVLRGNMVHLNHLDAVMQLRPSKPHLISGASRARQPLQQVETNGGGAGVQAVPSVKGKERSDGSKDPPKEPEPWISLTYEPAGSDVASKYYAEMVASEGRPIDFTMSTQDYAASLCPGGPTGSKNINRCQAIREMLSLPLEERLKKWFTEVSQVSQFVALMHLAPDCSEEDVLEILPVYADLVRGLWVCRSSLLYDDGLASKRDQIMLEFTKMESIPVKYVERLIRDERTRNMILNPLGKRREKLQDYKFIVAADSSFIKRHPHIVKEQENAWSVRAATMPDPLETRSATEQRKTKNSARSNIPVKGPDPVMGKAKDGLVQGSENHLRSVLDSVFIANKVRSFPAVVRDLRHLAVKYASDRKDGARFQALSNAAQTCVSLSRKELDASIRLVAVPIHDLYVQKTEEKASVRNCLIMLFRGRASNVSVKKQEVIDCALKLLKRKISEKEYHQAVTEICISNEDGHLVLKNGEMP; translated from the coding sequence ATGGCGACAGACGCCGACATCGACATGGCCGACCTCGCCTCCCTAGACGCCCCGTCctcttccgccgccgccgccgccgctgccgccccctCCGTCCGCTTCCAACCCAAGGTCAAGGGCAAGCCCAAGCCGAAGCCAAAGCCGAAGGCCAAACCGGAGCCCAAGCCCAAGCACAAACCAGAGCCGGAGCCCGAGTCAAAGCCGGAGGAGGGTGAACCCCACGACGCGGCGGCGGGCACGCTGCCGGAGGATGGCGTGGACGCGATGGAGACGGACAGGGTGGGCGCCGCCGATGGCGCGGATGACATGGATGTTGAGGATGAGGACTTCGTGGTGCGGGAGATCGACGTCTGCTTCACGCCCAAGCCCTTCGATAAGGACAGCAAGCTCTACATCATGCAGTACCCGCTGAGGCCATGCTGGCGTCCGTACGAGCTCGGTGAGGTATGCAAGGAGGTCCGCGTGAAGCCTGGGAGCTCAAAGGTTGAGGTAGACTTGGAGGTCGATACGCAGAGTGACAATTACGACCCGGAGGTTTCTGGGTCTCTGAGGCTGACAACGCAGACACTGTCCTCATCGGAGGCGCCTGATGTGTCTGACTTTGCCGTTGGGGTTCTCCGAGGCAACATGGTTCATCTGAATCATCTTGATGCGGTGATGCAGCTGCGGCCGTCAAAGCCGCATCTGATTTCTGGTGCTTCGCGTGCTAGGCAGCCTTTGCAGCAGGTGGAAACAAATGGCGGTGGTGCTGGTGTCCAGGCTGTTCCATCGGTCAAGGGAAAAGAGCGCTCAGATGGTTCCAAGGACCCCCCTAAAGAACCTGAGCCGTGGATTTCTCTCACTTATGAACCGGCTGGGAGTGATGTTGCAAGCAAGTACTATGCTGAGATGGTAGCAAGCGAGGGCAGGCCTATAGATTTCACAATGAGCACACAGGATTATGCAGCGTCATTGTGTCCTGGAGGGCCGACAGGCAGCAAGAATATTAACAGATGCCAGGCGATCCGGGAGATGCTTTCACTGCCACTGGAAGAGCGCCTGAAGAAATGGTTTACTGAGGTGTCACAAGTGAGTCAATTTGTTGCTCTAATGCATCTTGCTCCAGACTGTTCGGAGGAAGATGTTCTGGAAATTCTTCCAGTGTATGCTGATTTGGTGCGAGGTTTATGGGTCTGCAGAAGTTCTTTGTTGTATGATGATGGACTTGCTTCCAAAAGGGATCAAATTATGCTTGAGTTTACAAAAATGGAATCCATACCTGTGAAGTATGTAGAAAGACTGATCAGAGATGAGCGGACAAGGAACATGATATTGAATCCGCTGGGTAAAAGAAGGGAGAAGCTTCAAGACTACAAGTTTATAGTAGCAGCAGATTCATCCTTCATAAAACGTCACCCCCATATAGTCAAGGAGCAAGAAAATGCTTGGTCAGTTCGCGCGGCAACCATGCCTGATCCCCTAGAGACACGCAGCGCTACTGAACAGAGGAAAACCAAGAATTCAGCCAGATCTAACATTCCTGTGAAAGGGCCTGATCCAGTCATGGGTAAGGCCAAGGATGGCCTCGTTCAAGGAAGTGAAAACCATTTGCGCTCTGTCTTGGATAGTGTCTTCATTGCCAATAAAGTTCGTAGCTTTCCGGCCGTTGTTAGAGACTTGAGGCACTTGGCAGTAAAATATGCCTCTGACAGGAAAGATGGAGCAAGGTTCCAAGCTCTGTCAAATGCTGCACAAACTTGTGTATCACTTTCTCGTAAAGAGCTTGATGCTTCAATACGTCTTGTTGCTGTTCCTATCCATGATTTATATGTTCAAAAGACCGAGGAGAAGGCTAGCGTGCGAAATTGTCTCATTATGCTTTTCCGTGGTAGAGCCTCCAATGTATCAGTAAAGAAGCAGGAAGTTATTGATTGTGCTCTGAAGCTGCTAAAGAGAAAAATTAGTGAGAAAGAGTACCATCAAGCTGTGACTGAGATCTGCATCTCAAATGAAGATGGACACTTGGTATTGAAGAATGGTGAAATGCCCTGA